The following is a genomic window from Indicator indicator isolate 239-I01 chromosome 34, UM_Iind_1.1, whole genome shotgun sequence.
AATCAGTGCAAAGGATcttgagcagctctgtggtctcCTTAGGGATGTGGTGCATCAGGATTTTACCATACCGCTTCATGTTGCTCTCTGCCTGATCAAAAGGCAGTTTTCCGATGTAGTGCAAAGACTCTTGGTAGTTCTGTGGAAGCAGCCAGCAAAATAATCATGACATTGACTTCTTCTCTCCAAGGTTAGGACAGAAAGCATTTAAGACATGCTGCGAGTGCGCCATGAACACCATTTGCTCCTCAGGGAGGAAGACCAGCTGTGGCCCAGGGAAAAGAGTGTGATTTAGATCAATCTCTCACTAACAACCCTCCCTCCTCTAAAAGGGCAGCGTGAAAAGCCATATATAAAACCAAAAGATTTCCATCGCTAGTCTACCACACAAGCTAAAGGCAGAAAGCCaacacaaaagcagaagcaggaacAAAATCTGCTGTTCTCAGCAATCCTGTCAGCATGCCAGCCACACGGAAATGGTCAGTCTCACTAAAGAGGAGGCTAGAGAAACCATGTACTCCCCAGTAAGAACACAAGTAACGCTTCCTCACCTTGATGTCCTCCAGCTGGATTTTGAGGTACCACTCGTGATGGGCATGCTTCTCTGCCAGGTACACAGCGTGGGAGTAGTAGCCTGCTTGACGAAGCACCTTGATTGCCGTTTCCACATCAAAGCGAACCTCGCTCTCACTCGTCTACAAGAACAACAGCAGAAAGACAGTCGCTCAGCAACCTTCCCAGAGTCCACAGACAGCAATCATTTATGTAAGAGGAAGAAAGccaaagcagggacaccttggtACCTCTCAAGCAAAGGAAAGATTACACATGCAGGAAGGAAGTGGTCTAAGCATCTCTCATCAGTTTGCCAGTCACACTGGCAAAAGCCAGCATGCTCCAGACTCAGACAGCAAACCAGTCAAAATTAGAACCCAACCAATAACTTGGAAATAAAGAAGCAAATACAGGGTTACTGAGGGAGAAATCCATTCTACTCTCTCTCAACAGCAACAACTGACAATGTCACCGCTACccctttttaattattcttatGACATAACTTTGCATGATTTCAGCTTCCCCTCAATACCTTAATGAATTCCTCCAGTTTGGAGCTGTCTTTGAGTTTGGTATAGCAATTCAGCAGAAGTGTAGTATGGTCAGCATTGGCCAGGGACTGCAGGTGGAGCATCTGAAGGTAAGCAGTAAGGTTGTGAATGCGCTGAGCATCCAGGAATTTCCGAATAACATAAGATGGTTCCAGCTTCCCTATAGTCCTGGGAGAGAAAAAGTCACGTTGCAAGAAGTCAaaatctttctttcatttcagtcACAACTCCAAGACACCTTTGAACACTCATGCCCACACAGAGCAATTTAGCCACGGTTACCCTGAGGCTTAATGCCAACTCCTGCTAGACATCAGGACTCCAAGGTTTcagttccatgtgaacacaaCTGCTTTGTGGCATTTAAAGAGACCTAACACAACACTTTCAGTAAGCCTCAAAACAGGCTGCTTCAAGtcttaaaaaaatccaagatCTTTTAAAACTGACATTAAGCTGTTTGAGCATTATCCAAGGAAACTACCATACACAGTCAAATTACATCATTCATCTTGCTTAAAGTGATCCCTTGTTTATAATAAAGACCCCACTCCATCCCAGCATCCCCTTGCTATTCACATTCTGATATGATCAACAAGAGCTTTATTCTAAGGTGTGTAGTCCAATTTTCAAGCAAGTTTTTCTGAGACTTTAAATTTTGCTGATGTTTTTCTCCTGGCATGCTTTATTTGTGTAGGTTTGGTTTTATTCATGAGCTAAAAGAGAAATCAAGGCCTGCCTAGCTGCTGTCTATGCTACACTGTCATGGCTCCGTACCGGATGTACTGCTGGATGGCTCCATCGTGATTCCCCTTGGTGTACAGGTGATCACCGTACTGCCGGAAGATCTCTGCCAAGCCATCGCTGTCCAAGTGGTGACTCTTAGCCAGGTTAATGGCCATTTCAAATAAGTTCTTTCTGAACAGCATCTGTTAAATGCACAGTAAGAGCAATGTGAAGGAAACAGCACCTCACAAAAGTTCAAACACGCCTAGAACATaagttctttcttctttttggttCTGTACACGTACCCACGATTTAGATACCAAATGCCTTCTAATGCTGGTCATGCCAAGAGGTCAATTGCTACATAACTCACTCAGACGGTTCAACTTTTCAacctgcagagccagcacaaTCTTGCAGGCAAAAGGCAGAAACTAGCAACAAAACAGGTTTACATGCCTCCAGTTTGGTTTGTGtatccttctcctgcagcatgtGAATCTTCCCATCTCTGGTCAGTACATAGAGAGAACCCCACTCTGCTAAGACATCCACAATATCATCAAAGATTGAGCTGTATGCAATGAATTTGTTGCACAAGTCATAGATATTCAGGACCTGCTTCTCTGAATTCTGCACCTCATTCCCAGCAAACTCTGACCTGAAAAGCAGAAGATGGTTTCAGAAAACAAGGAGAGCATAACTTGAATTCTTGATACCTATGCAAACTAGGAATCATCCAGAGAGCAAGACAAATAGGGCTCCTCTGGGCGATTCTCacggtagggccatgacatggcccagaataaacccagacaggccttaggATACCTAGACAACAtccctttttctcccctccttcctgcagaaagacagggcaatgtgggaaaaagaacaaaggggacaggactcctgcctgtctggtaaacaagttgtttacctgggataagaacacgtaagctgaccactgctcccccagaaatagggcctttgtttctgccttttacggttatagcctggcagaacgcctttccattgggcagctacacgttgaCTTCAgttgccccattggaccaatttaTCACTGGCCAGGTATGTATAGGTTGACATGGCAgtcgcctttgccttgcttcaaaccttgctttaaatcttgcttcaaaccttgttcaagccttgctcttgaACCTACTTGGACCcttcttgtagaagctgccttgagttgccctgccctgcctcaagtgcctggtccagagcctgggataaagtcACGacccatacacagcaagccagagaagccacaagcctacaAGCCggatccacctagcctgcttccccttgccaccagattgttccgtgcctcagtttacccaggaacaaAGCAAACGCTCATCGTGAgaagcgtcgttaactgcctgcagtcctctgaagccagatcagcttGGGACCACACGGTAAACTCTCCTTCCCAGCAATCTGCCATGCTAGCGCCGTACTAGAGGGCCCCAAAGCTCCATTGCTAACACAGCATCCCCCGTGTGGGTAAaacaagctgtgagtaattaattcattgccatttgggtttaaaggttctcaCCGAGTCTCCCCCccgcctcccctcccccagctgctgtgattgagcgctatctgctctcgtggaccttctctttcccagttattgcctcctaatttgcatataattgtttgcattttgcccaaagactgtatattcccattgtaaatatatattccaactatACAACAaccctatttaatgagtttttggcaattttcgttaataaagggttactaatatttttattaatactcgtttgccatattgtttattattattgtaagggtaattaataatcccCTTCACAACAGCGATTAAAACTCAGTAAACCCAGAGGCAAAACACCACATGTTTACACACAAATTACAACTATGTGTTAGATGGAGAAATTCACAGGACTGGATAAAAAGCCACTCTTTCAGCACCACTCTCCCAACAGAAGTTAATTGATACGTGAGTCTAAATGAATCTTAGCAATCTCTAACAAAGTTACAATCAGCTCCTAAGTGAAGcttcacagggaagaagggaatgagggaaaggaggaagctgCAAGAGTGAAAAGAACCCATCTGTTTCAAGGACTCCTACTTTGGAGAAGTCTTTCGGTCCTTGGAGACAATGATGAGGTACCCTCGATACCAGTGAACAATCAGCTTCTGTCCCTCGAAGGCAAAGCACGGCCCACGTTCATCTGGTTGATAAAGGTACACGCATTCGTTTCCTGCCACAACGAACTGGAGATCCTGGGAGGGGTCACTAAGAGACGAACAACGCAGTCCACAGCCATGAGTGTCCAGCTCCAGGTGAGGATAGTCTTTCACTGAAAGCATATAAGACTACAGAGGAAACGCAAGGTTTTGGGGATCACTCCAAACTAGACTCTGAAGTCAATATAATTTTCAAGTTAGAGTCTCCTATTTTTTCCAATAATTTCCCACCTGGATGTTCTCTGTGGTCACCACAAATAAATGTGTTGTTTTGCCAGACTGTCGAAAGGCAAGGCCAGTGACTGGGTAACTGCCTTCGTGTAGGATCTGGGTCTTACTGTGCCGGTCTCGAGTGATGTCTCCCTTTGTGAGTACAACACTGCCATCTGCAAAACCTGATGAATGGGACAAACTAAACCATTGCTTACATGGCACAACAGAAACGTTACCCACGTCAGTTAGGTCAGTTCCAGTAAGCAACACTTTGCTGGCCAGTGAGGTATTAAGTCatagcactgctgcagctctcgAGTCAGGGCATTATGCATCAAACTCTCCCAATATCTCAATTCCTCCTGTTACAGATCAGACCTGTCATCCATCTGCACACAGAATGTCACTGCTCAGCAACCTGGGTTCACCTTCCTTTCCACACAAACTTTGCTTGCAGGCTATTTTTGAGTCTGTACTTTGTCTTACAAGCAGCTTTCTCATCCACCAACTGTAACTATCGTTTTAATTCCCTTACTTATTTGAAACATACTACACCTTGTTAAAAGACTAGGTGAAGATTTGCTAACAGTGACTAAAACGTGGTTTCTGCAGCTTGCCCACAACCCCAGTCCTGCAAACTATTCCAGGACAGAATGCCACGATACACATACATAATATACAAAACCCAGGCTAAATTTATGTATTTATCCTCTCAATCTCTACAAGATGACATTATCTCTCTGTGAGAAAAACATAAAATTTGTGTGAGAAAAAAAACTCTCAGGAAATTCTAGGCTGGTTTTAGTTCTATCTATTAATTTCCATTAAATCTGAGTAAGCACCATAATATTCTTAAGCCTTGACAGTTCAGTTTTACTTACCAATAGCCATGAAGTTAAGATTTTCATGGACAGTCAGGCAAGACACAACTGTGGGCTTGTTCCCTGGTATTGCTGGAAAAATTCGTGTACAGAGAGGATTGCCACCATCTCGTTTCTCCAGGTTCCAAACTTTAACCTACAAACAACGGTGTGGCATAAGCAAAATGTGAAGTATTAGGAGGCCAAGACCTGGCATCAAATACAAGTGGCCAGAAGGAGCAGGCTACACAAAGTAAGAGAGACCAACCAAGATAATTGCAATAGTCtttaaaaacaacccacaatACAAAGACgttttcctctttttgtcaTTTGACTTACCAAAGGGTTAATACCTTCTTCATCCTCACCAACAGAAACCAGGATGTTGTGCTGCTTCAGCTGGTACAGATGTGTTACCCTTAGCTTGTAAGCTTGGAAACTACTCAGTTGAAGGGAGCGAGGCAAAAACCAAATCTGACCTTCCATATGTAGATCGCAGTTAAGGtacacaaaggaaagaaaaagcaacaaaaaccccacGACAAACGCACACCTTAAATCATACCAGAATCAATAACCTTAATAcctgctcctcactgctgtctgGTAAGGCTACAAGAAAAACACTTCCACAGAGCCACCCACAAGCACCAAAACATCGGCAAAAGACAGCCAAGGGCAGGAAGCTCCCGCATTCCCAAGGCTGGAGTTACTCCCGTCCCCGGGCCCGGCAGATAGCCGAGCCCACAATCGATAACACAGGAGACTCGCCTGCGGCCCAACCACTCCGCGGCTCCCGGTGCCCCAAGCCCCGCACAGGCCAAAGCGTCCAACACTTCCGCCGCGCAGGATATCCCCGAACACGAGACTGCCCCGGCCCGAGTCGCAGACCGCGATACCCGGGGGCAGTGTGAAGCACTTCCCACCGGCCCCATCGGGCCCCAGCGGCTCCTTCACCGTCTCTCTGTCGAAAAAGACGAAGCGGCGCCACTGCAGGTACGCCGCCATGGTGGGGAAAGGCGGAGCGTCCTCACGTGAGCGAGTCACGAGGCAGCGTGCACCGCGCGCGGCGTCCGCGAGACTGCCGCTTCGGCCCCGTCCGCGGGCCTCGGGAGACGACTCCGACCCTGCGCTGTAGCGCCCCGGATCGAGACAGCCGCCGCGAACGTGCGGCTGCGTCGTAGGGCCACCCCAGGGGGCAGGAGCCCACCTTCCCCGCTCGCCGCAGCAGGAAGGCAGGGACACGTGGAAGGGTAAAAGCTGAAAACCCGTTTATCAAAATACAGGCAATTTCGTAGGTGAAGATGTGCCATCACACTTTTTATTCAGcgcagttaaaagaaaaaaacaagacgAAACTGGAGGTCCAGGGAGCTTTTATTGAGTTTATTCATCAAAAATCAGGATTTTACCCTTCATCTTTTCAGCACTCTGAACTCGTGAAGCTCTTCACAAGTCAGGGCTGTGATGCACAcagccagaaaaaaatacattctcaCCACAATCGACCTGAGCTCCACTGGAGAGTTTGCCAATTACCAATTTAAACAGAAAGCcaatttccccctccctccctgaaCATTTTCAAGGACTAGTTCATGTTGTTTGCTGGTTAATAGTAATAACAACCACCTCTTAAATCAGGACCAGTGGATTACAATATTCCACCTGAATTGCAAATAGTTTCTTTTCTTGAAATAAAAGTTCCAGTTTCTTTCAATAAAGGGAACAGTGACTATTTTCTTATCCTGACACCCCTTCCTTATAATTACTGGTTAAAATACAGCAAGGCTGTATCTTAATAAACCcatccctccccccacccctccttaCCCTTCCCTATGTTGTCTACAGCAGAATTTAACAATGCTTCCACGTAGGGACCTTTTAGCAACACAACAGTGAACTGAGCAAAACCTACAGAATAATCTGCCAAAGCCTCATTTTGAAGACTAGATGCATGTTCTTTGGTCCAGAGAGCTGGTTTAACACAAAGAAACTGCGACTCACAAAAGAGGGACTGGAAGTTCGCAGCAACTGGAGAACTCCCCTTGGGGACTACTGTTGCACAGCTTTTACCATGGCAGCCATACTGCTGGAGCTCCTGGGAAAGAAATTCATTTAATTCTCAGAAAGCAACAGCCagtcagctccagcagcattaCACAGTCCAGCACCAGGACAAGAACCACCACTGTAGCAGCTCAGGAGACCTGGCACAGCAACTCTGTAACAGAAACCAAGGCAAGACAGCAGtctgttcaggtttgtgccctAACAGTCAtttcagaaaagggaaaaaaaaaaaaaacaaacacacacacaccaccaagCCTAAGCACGTGAAGCATTTTTAAATCCTTACAGCAGACACCCTCCCCTATCCCAagtaaaaataaagaacaaaagatCAGAATGAGATGATTCGATACCAACACATACACAACATGACTTCTTGTTGAGCTTCCCTGTTCTTACCCACAAAAGAAGTCACAGAGGGCAAAGGAAAGATGCTCCCATCTCATTCTGGAAACTGAAACATACTTGAGACCAACCCACCCCCCTCCCTTTGGAAAAAGCCCCCAGCAACTGCGGTGCACTCCTGACAGCATGTACCCAGAGACCAGCCTCTCGTTTCTCCAAACAAGCTGGCAAGGTTCGCATCACCCTCTTCACAACCGCTTCAGCCAGCTGTGAAACTTCATTTCATCCAACTAGCAAAGTGATGCTTTTAGACTTCCAAGGAGAAAAGTGCAGAATATATTACGATTCTCTTTCACATCATCTTTGTTAGATTAAGTATTTAACCTTGGGTTCATCACTGAAGGCTGCAACTATTGCATAAATGTAAAGACTGGTATGTAGCCACCAAGAACAGGAGCTCACAAGGAATCTCAGGAAGCCAAAAATTATACACTCCTTACTCTtgggcagggaaaaaaactcaacaaccaccaacaacaaaaaacccctacaacccaaaaaaaaaccccaaaaaaccaaaatcaaaaaaaccccagacacaccaaagaaaaaaaacacaaataaaaccaacccaaacagtattaaaaacaaattttaaacaacaaaaaaactagGATTATCCTAGTCCTTTGGAGCATCTTTCCATTTGCAAGATCACATCTGTTACAGATAGCCTACTAGCACCAAAAATAGGCAGCTTCCTTCTTGACAAGAAGCCACCTACAAATGGTGCCCCAGATAGTTTAGGTAAGTGCCAATCCTCAAGTAGAGGCCATGTTTAAAGTAATACTTTCAAAAGTTCTGTGCTTCAAGAGGGACCATCAACACATGGCACCAGGCTAACCTACAACAAATCCAAGCAGAGCACACACGTCTGACTCAACATCGCTATCCTGTTCTCGTTACATGTGCATGCCCTCATAAGATACAACACTTTTATTTACATTTGTCATGTTTCTGTTGCACTAAAATGATCCCTCTTCTGTCTTTCTGGAAAATCGTAAGCTGGCTGCAGTACAAGAGCAAGATTTACTTTTGGTCAAAGTTACCACCCACAAaatcccacccccacccccaaaaaacaccccaacatTGTTTACATTTAGTACCTGCCAGTCAGATGTATGCTGAGCGGCTCACAGCATGTCTGTGACCAAGCTCTTGAGTTTGTACTCTAGTGCAGCATTTGCTACAATTACGGAGTCACTGGtgatggaagggaaaaaaaaaagccaaacaaaaacttTCCATCTTGTAAAGTTGTTGTCAGGAGGCACCTGGCTTCTCTTTATGATCCTCACAGAAATGCATGGGTAAATCCACCTTGCTAGTTCCAAATAATTTTGCTtccattcaggaaaaaaaaaaagggggggtggggatggtgtcaaaactgggagaaattaaaataattaattcttGCCTCAAAGGTAAGCAAGCATGGTGTGAGCGCAGCATCTGTATATGCAATAAACAACGGAGCAAAAAGGACTGCACTCATCCAGGTGCCTCCTGACAGTGTTGGTGAACAGGCTAAAAGGGAATTTTAAAAGAGTACATTTTTGATTTTTCTCACTCCTTTTGCCTGTAGATCAGGCCAAACCTCAAGCATGTTGGGAGGGGCACAATTTAAAGCAACACTACTTGACCAGAAAGCGCTTTTCAGCGATATACAATGCAAAGTGACAGGCAGCAATTCATGCCAAAACAGAAGAGATGGCAagcagctttctgcagcttctgccaTTATCAGGGGTTTGCCCTTGCCTGCTCTTAAGTCTGTATAGAGGCTCCTCTGGGCAGAAAACGCACAACGCTGCAGGAAGCAAATCAATCCCACGCAATGCCAGGACTGTCAGCTGATGCATGTAAATTGGTTTTCTACATTTTCCTTTGAACCCAAATTGATGGCTTCCACATACACTGCTCAGCAACACCGACGCTGCTACATTCCCCTCACAACGATGTAACACAGGTCATGACCCCCCCTTCAGAGCTTGTCAAGTTCCTGAAGTTGCTAAGGGGGAAAATGAAGAGAATCGCCCAACAAGCTGAGCTACAGACTTGGAGGCCCACAAGTGATCTCTTCCACACGAGTGGTGCAAGGATAGTTTTGCTAACACCAAAGCAAACCCACCTTGACAAGGGACACTTGTAGAGGCCTGCTCTTCTCAGAGGTCAGAGCACTTCTCTTTGTTTAGCGTTGCAGAAAACTGAGCCCCTCTCATTTTTAGCTGCTCCCATAATCAGTCTAATCCCTTTAACCCCAACAACCTTCATCAC
Proteins encoded in this region:
- the VPS11 gene encoding vacuolar protein sorting-associated protein 11 homolog isoform X2, with amino-acid sequence MAAYLQWRRFVFFDRETVKEPLGPDGAGGKCFTLPPGIAVCDSGRGSLVFGDMEGQIWFLPRSLQLSSFQAYKLRVTHLYQLKQHNILVSVGEDEEGINPLVKVWNLEKRDGGNPLCTRIFPAIPGNKPTVVSCLTVHENLNFMAIGFADGSVVLTKGDITRDRHSKTQILHEGSYPVTGLAFRQSGKTTHLFVVTTENIQSYMLSVKDYPHLELDTHGCGLRCSSLSDPSQDLQFVVAGNECVYLYQPDERGPCFAFEGQKLIVHWYRGYLIIVSKDRKTSPKSEFAGNEVQNSEKQVLNIYDLCNKFIAYSSIFDDIVDVLAEWGSLYVLTRDGKIHMLQEKDTQTKLENLFEMAINLAKSHHLDSDGLAEIFRQYGDHLYTKGNHDGAIQQYIRTIGKLEPSYVIRKFLDAQRIHNLTAYLQMLHLQSLANADHTTLLLNCYTKLKDSSKLEEFIKTSESEVRFDVETAIKVLRQAGYYSHAVYLAEKHAHHEWYLKIQLEDIKNYQESLHYIGKLPFDQAESNMKRYGKILMHHIPKETTELLKILCTDYQPSGDNEGPGLLEGKKANSEEFIPVFANNSRELKAFLEHMTEVQADSPQGVYDTLLELRLQNWAHEQDGQIKEKLHSEALTLLKSGRFKTVFDKALILCQMHNFKDGVLYLYEQGKLFQQIMHYHMQNEQYKKVIEVCELYGDQETCLWEQALGYFARKEEDCKEYITAVLKHIENKNLMPPLLVVQTLAHNSTATLSVIKDYLVNKLQKQSLQIEQDEQRIQKYREETTRIRQEIEELKASPKIFQKTKCSICTSALELPSVHFLCGHSFHQLCFESYSESDSECPTCMPENRKVMDMIRAQEQKRDLHDQFQHQLKCANDGFSVVADYFGRGVFNKITLITDLPPGKGATTIEAGLQRELLLHAKRST
- the VPS11 gene encoding vacuolar protein sorting-associated protein 11 homolog isoform X1, whose protein sequence is MAAYLQWRRFVFFDRETVKEPLGPDGAGGKCFTLPPGIAVCDSGRGSLVFGDMEGQIWFLPRSLQLSSFQAYKLRVTHLYQLKQHNILVSVGEDEEGINPLVKVWNLEKRDGGNPLCTRIFPAIPGNKPTVVSCLTVHENLNFMAIGFADGSVVLTKGDITRDRHSKTQILHEGSYPVTGLAFRQSGKTTHLFVVTTENIQSYMLSVKDYPHLELDTHGCGLRCSSLSDPSQDLQFVVAGNECVYLYQPDERGPCFAFEGQKLIVHWYRGYLIIVSKDRKTSPKSEFAGNEVQNSEKQVLNIYDLCNKFIAYSSIFDDIVDVLAEWGSLYVLTRDGKIHMLQEKDTQTKLEMLFRKNLFEMAINLAKSHHLDSDGLAEIFRQYGDHLYTKGNHDGAIQQYIRTIGKLEPSYVIRKFLDAQRIHNLTAYLQMLHLQSLANADHTTLLLNCYTKLKDSSKLEEFIKTSESEVRFDVETAIKVLRQAGYYSHAVYLAEKHAHHEWYLKIQLEDIKNYQESLHYIGKLPFDQAESNMKRYGKILMHHIPKETTELLKILCTDYQPSGDNEGPGLLEGKKANSEEFIPVFANNSRELKAFLEHMTEVQADSPQGVYDTLLELRLQNWAHEQDGQIKEKLHSEALTLLKSGRFKTVFDKALILCQMHNFKDGVLYLYEQGKLFQQIMHYHMQNEQYKKVIEVCELYGDQETCLWEQALGYFARKEEDCKEYITAVLKHIENKNLMPPLLVVQTLAHNSTATLSVIKDYLVNKLQKQSLQIEQDEQRIQKYREETTRIRQEIEELKASPKIFQKTKCSICTSALELPSVHFLCGHSFHQLCFESYSESDSECPTCMPENRKVMDMIRAQEQKRDLHDQFQHQLKCANDGFSVVADYFGRGVFNKITLITDLPPGKGATTIEAGLQRELLLHAKRST